The following are from one region of the Sorghum bicolor cultivar BTx623 chromosome 2, Sorghum_bicolor_NCBIv3, whole genome shotgun sequence genome:
- the LOC8060739 gene encoding uncharacterized protein LOC8060739 isoform X1 produces MKLRRLAPPAASAALPPPSPPPRHQAPRALPLPSAQASSKKRRVSPFPPKTATPVPPPAPALATSAPAATFLSPYSLPQGDTTTEPAYVDSPTAPPPAADEKPSTPSPPAADEEPSTPSAATRPVLAGEARKMKRKVTMIRNPVPEGALAVGKATAAASILALPAGKGCAPDKPSSHRNASLVEEQNASEIEVQKLPSGFNAVDVDETLLGSAKKTLLAEEAVGGGTLISKPAANTDCDACEIEELASAGIGKRGFGMSERQRRRMTEVFVCGLDGSMKEEDVRSVFGWAGEITQVRMAMDARTWKSKGYCFVRYREPSQAKKVVAEFCKWKVVSTHWDEFKICWKLCQVEAVDGNDKIVLENIDKKWKKEDIMKLLHKTGVENIDKVTLMADCDNPGYNCGYAFLELETERDAWMAYIKLSRKGVFRRCLNITVAWAKAMSDRDEEMQQVKSIFVEGIPESWDNLKLTEIFSKYGVIQRTVLSHDIQSAKRSDFAFVHYTTHEAAILCLELFDKEELTGNGSKVNIKVSLDKPVRKGKQKKEDTRIISRQKSKTKIAQTCQVQERDDFLQATQGFSGSVPATAPSLPPMLHGNMLPIPVSILRSRLARGQWQVLVRWEGLPASEASWEDVESFQQRCPAFALEDELFLKERRDVMVGMKYHRRQH; encoded by the exons ATGAAGCTCCGCCGCCTCGCGCCGCCCGCGGCCTCCGCCGCGCTCCCGCCGCCCTCTCCGCCGCCGCGCCACCAAGCTCCGCGGGCTCTTCCACTGCCGTCGGCGCAGGCGTCCTCAAAGAAGCGCCGCGTCTCGCCTTTCCCGCCCAAGACGGCCACCCCAGTCCCGCCGCCCGCACCGGCTCTCGCAACCTCCGCTCCCGCCGCCACGTTCCTGAGCCCGTACTCGCTGCCTCAAGGGGACACGACTACGGAGCCTGCGTACGTGGATTCCCCCACGGCGCCGCCTCCGGCCGCTGACGAGAAACCCTCCACGCCGTCGCCTCCGGCCGCGGACGAGGAACCCTCCACGCCGTCTGCCGCCACGAGGCCGGTGCTCGCAGGGGAGGCTCGCAAGATGAAAAGGAAGGTCACCATGATCAGAAACCCTGTCCCCGAGGGCGCGCTCGCTGTTGGGAAGGCCACCGCGGCGGCGTCCATCTTAGCATTACCGGCGGGGAAGGGATGTGCGCCCGACAAACCTTCGAGTCATAGAAATGCTTCTCTAGTTGAGGAGCAGAATGCGAGTGAAATTGAAGTTCAGAAGCTGCCTAGTGGTTTCAATGCCGTTGATGTGGATGAAACATTGTTGGGATCTGCTAAAAAAACATTGTTGGCTGAGGAGGCTGTGGGGGGAGGAACCTTAATCAGTAAGCCAGCGGCAAATACTGATTGTGATGCCTGTGAGATAGAGGAATTGGCGAGTGCGGGCATAGGAAAGCGGGGATTTGGGATGTCAGAGAGGCAAAGGAGGAGGATGACAGAGGTATTTGTCTGCGGGCTCGACGGGAGCATGAAAGAGGAAGACGTGAGGTCAGTGTTTGGGTGGGCAGGAGAGATCACCCAGGTTCGGATGGCAATGGATGCGAGGACGTGGAAGAGCAAAGGGTACTGCTTTGTGCGTTACCGTGAGCCCTCACAGGCTAAGAAGGTTGTCGCGGAGTTCTGCAAATGGAAGGTTGTTTCAACTCACTGGGATGAATTCAAA ATCTGTTGGAAGCTTTGTCAAGTTGAAGCTGTGGATGGGAATGATAAAATTGTTCTTGAAAATATTGACAAGAAATGGAAGAAAGAAGAT ATTATGAAGCTACTACACAAAACTGGAGTTgagaacattgataaagtaacaCTCATGGCTGACTGTGACAACCCAGGCTATAATTGTGGGTATGCTTTTCTTGAACTTGAGACTGAAAGAGATGCATGGATGGCATACATAAAGCTTTCAAGGAAAGGTGTTTTCCGCAGATGTCTAAATATAACAGTTGCATGGGCTAAAGCAATGAGTGATCGAGATGAAGAAATGCAGCAG GTTAAATCAATTTTCGTGGAAGGTATCCCTGAGTCCTGGGATAATTTAAAGTTGACAGAAATCTTCAGTAAATATGGAGTGATCCAACGTACTGTTCTATCACATGATATACAGTCAGCTAAAAGGAGTGACTTTGCATTTGTTCACTATACTACTCATGAGGCTGCAATCTTGTGTCTTGAATTGTTTGACAAGGAAGAATTGACTGGGAATGGCTCAAAG GTGAATATTAAAGTCTCACTGGATAAACCTGTTCGAAAAGGCAAGCAGAAGAAAGAAGACACGAGAATTATTAGTAGACAGAAAAGCAAAACAAAGATTGCCCAAA CATGCCAAGTTCAAGAGCGTGACGACTTCCTTCAAGCCACTCAGGGATTCAGTGGGTCGGTCCCAGCGACGGCACCTTCACTTCCACCAATGCTCCATGGGAACATGCTGCCTATTCCGGTGTCGATTCTACGGAGCCGTTTAGCTAGGGGACAGTGGCAAGTTCTGGTTCGCTGGGAAGGCCTGCCGGCGAGTGAGGCAAGTTGGGAGGACGTGGAGTCTTTTCAACAGCGCTGTCCAGCATTTGCGCTCGAGGATGAGCTCTTCCTGAAGGAGAGGAGAGATGTTATGGTCGGCATGAAGTACCATCGGAGGCAGCACTAA
- the LOC8060739 gene encoding uncharacterized protein LOC8060739 isoform X3, translating to MKLRRLAPPAASAALPPPSPPPRHQAPRALPLPSAQASSKKRRVSPFPPKTATPVPPPAPALATSAPAATFLSPYSLPQGDTTTEPAYVDSPTAPPPAADEKPSTPSPPAADEEPSTPSAATRPVLAGEARKMKRKVTMIRNPVPEGALAVGKATAAASILALPAGKGCAPDKPSSHRNASLVEEQNASEIEVQKLPSGFNAVDVDETLLGSAKKTLLAEEAVGGGTLISKPAANTDCDACEIEELASAGIGKRGFGMSERQRRRMTEVFVCGLDGSMKEEDVRSVFGWAGEITQVRMAMDARTWKSKGYCFVRYREPSQAKKVVAEFCKWKVVSTHWDEFKICWKLCQVEAVDGNDKIVLENIDKKWKKEDIMKLLHKTGVENIDKVTLMADCDNPGYNCGCLNITVAWAKAMSDRDEEMQQVKSIFVEGIPESWDNLKLTEIFSKYGVIQRTVLSHDIQSAKRSDFAFVHYTTHEAAILCLELFDKEELTGNGSKVNIKVSLDKPVRKGKQKKEDTRIISRQKSKTKIAQTCQVQERDDFLQATQGFSGSVPATAPSLPPMLHGNMLPIPVSILRSRLARGQWQVLVRWEGLPASEASWEDVESFQQRCPAFALEDELFLKERRDVMVGMKYHRRQH from the exons ATGAAGCTCCGCCGCCTCGCGCCGCCCGCGGCCTCCGCCGCGCTCCCGCCGCCCTCTCCGCCGCCGCGCCACCAAGCTCCGCGGGCTCTTCCACTGCCGTCGGCGCAGGCGTCCTCAAAGAAGCGCCGCGTCTCGCCTTTCCCGCCCAAGACGGCCACCCCAGTCCCGCCGCCCGCACCGGCTCTCGCAACCTCCGCTCCCGCCGCCACGTTCCTGAGCCCGTACTCGCTGCCTCAAGGGGACACGACTACGGAGCCTGCGTACGTGGATTCCCCCACGGCGCCGCCTCCGGCCGCTGACGAGAAACCCTCCACGCCGTCGCCTCCGGCCGCGGACGAGGAACCCTCCACGCCGTCTGCCGCCACGAGGCCGGTGCTCGCAGGGGAGGCTCGCAAGATGAAAAGGAAGGTCACCATGATCAGAAACCCTGTCCCCGAGGGCGCGCTCGCTGTTGGGAAGGCCACCGCGGCGGCGTCCATCTTAGCATTACCGGCGGGGAAGGGATGTGCGCCCGACAAACCTTCGAGTCATAGAAATGCTTCTCTAGTTGAGGAGCAGAATGCGAGTGAAATTGAAGTTCAGAAGCTGCCTAGTGGTTTCAATGCCGTTGATGTGGATGAAACATTGTTGGGATCTGCTAAAAAAACATTGTTGGCTGAGGAGGCTGTGGGGGGAGGAACCTTAATCAGTAAGCCAGCGGCAAATACTGATTGTGATGCCTGTGAGATAGAGGAATTGGCGAGTGCGGGCATAGGAAAGCGGGGATTTGGGATGTCAGAGAGGCAAAGGAGGAGGATGACAGAGGTATTTGTCTGCGGGCTCGACGGGAGCATGAAAGAGGAAGACGTGAGGTCAGTGTTTGGGTGGGCAGGAGAGATCACCCAGGTTCGGATGGCAATGGATGCGAGGACGTGGAAGAGCAAAGGGTACTGCTTTGTGCGTTACCGTGAGCCCTCACAGGCTAAGAAGGTTGTCGCGGAGTTCTGCAAATGGAAGGTTGTTTCAACTCACTGGGATGAATTCAAA ATCTGTTGGAAGCTTTGTCAAGTTGAAGCTGTGGATGGGAATGATAAAATTGTTCTTGAAAATATTGACAAGAAATGGAAGAAAGAAGAT ATTATGAAGCTACTACACAAAACTGGAGTTgagaacattgataaagtaacaCTCATGGCTGACTGTGACAACCCAGGCTATAATTGTGG ATGTCTAAATATAACAGTTGCATGGGCTAAAGCAATGAGTGATCGAGATGAAGAAATGCAGCAG GTTAAATCAATTTTCGTGGAAGGTATCCCTGAGTCCTGGGATAATTTAAAGTTGACAGAAATCTTCAGTAAATATGGAGTGATCCAACGTACTGTTCTATCACATGATATACAGTCAGCTAAAAGGAGTGACTTTGCATTTGTTCACTATACTACTCATGAGGCTGCAATCTTGTGTCTTGAATTGTTTGACAAGGAAGAATTGACTGGGAATGGCTCAAAG GTGAATATTAAAGTCTCACTGGATAAACCTGTTCGAAAAGGCAAGCAGAAGAAAGAAGACACGAGAATTATTAGTAGACAGAAAAGCAAAACAAAGATTGCCCAAA CATGCCAAGTTCAAGAGCGTGACGACTTCCTTCAAGCCACTCAGGGATTCAGTGGGTCGGTCCCAGCGACGGCACCTTCACTTCCACCAATGCTCCATGGGAACATGCTGCCTATTCCGGTGTCGATTCTACGGAGCCGTTTAGCTAGGGGACAGTGGCAAGTTCTGGTTCGCTGGGAAGGCCTGCCGGCGAGTGAGGCAAGTTGGGAGGACGTGGAGTCTTTTCAACAGCGCTGTCCAGCATTTGCGCTCGAGGATGAGCTCTTCCTGAAGGAGAGGAGAGATGTTATGGTCGGCATGAAGTACCATCGGAGGCAGCACTAA
- the LOC8060739 gene encoding uncharacterized protein LOC8060739 isoform X2, with the protein MKLRRLAPPAASAALPPPSPPPRHQAPRALPLPSAQASSKKRRVSPFPPKTATPVPPPAPALATSAPAATFLSPYSLPQGDTTTEPAYVDSPTAPPPAADEKPSTPSPPAADEEPSTPSAATRPVLAGEARKMKRKVTMIRNPVPEGALAVGKATAAASILALPAGKGCAPDKPSSHRNASLVEEQNASEIEVQKLPSGFNAVDVDETLLGSAKKTLLAEEAVGGGTLISKPAANTDCDACEIEELASAGIGKRGFGMSERQRRRMTEVFVCGLDGSMKEEDVRSVFGWAGEITQVRMAMDARTWKSKGYCFVRYREPSQAKKVVAEFCKWKICWKLCQVEAVDGNDKIVLENIDKKWKKEDIMKLLHKTGVENIDKVTLMADCDNPGYNCGYAFLELETERDAWMAYIKLSRKGVFRRCLNITVAWAKAMSDRDEEMQQVKSIFVEGIPESWDNLKLTEIFSKYGVIQRTVLSHDIQSAKRSDFAFVHYTTHEAAILCLELFDKEELTGNGSKVNIKVSLDKPVRKGKQKKEDTRIISRQKSKTKIAQTCQVQERDDFLQATQGFSGSVPATAPSLPPMLHGNMLPIPVSILRSRLARGQWQVLVRWEGLPASEASWEDVESFQQRCPAFALEDELFLKERRDVMVGMKYHRRQH; encoded by the exons ATGAAGCTCCGCCGCCTCGCGCCGCCCGCGGCCTCCGCCGCGCTCCCGCCGCCCTCTCCGCCGCCGCGCCACCAAGCTCCGCGGGCTCTTCCACTGCCGTCGGCGCAGGCGTCCTCAAAGAAGCGCCGCGTCTCGCCTTTCCCGCCCAAGACGGCCACCCCAGTCCCGCCGCCCGCACCGGCTCTCGCAACCTCCGCTCCCGCCGCCACGTTCCTGAGCCCGTACTCGCTGCCTCAAGGGGACACGACTACGGAGCCTGCGTACGTGGATTCCCCCACGGCGCCGCCTCCGGCCGCTGACGAGAAACCCTCCACGCCGTCGCCTCCGGCCGCGGACGAGGAACCCTCCACGCCGTCTGCCGCCACGAGGCCGGTGCTCGCAGGGGAGGCTCGCAAGATGAAAAGGAAGGTCACCATGATCAGAAACCCTGTCCCCGAGGGCGCGCTCGCTGTTGGGAAGGCCACCGCGGCGGCGTCCATCTTAGCATTACCGGCGGGGAAGGGATGTGCGCCCGACAAACCTTCGAGTCATAGAAATGCTTCTCTAGTTGAGGAGCAGAATGCGAGTGAAATTGAAGTTCAGAAGCTGCCTAGTGGTTTCAATGCCGTTGATGTGGATGAAACATTGTTGGGATCTGCTAAAAAAACATTGTTGGCTGAGGAGGCTGTGGGGGGAGGAACCTTAATCAGTAAGCCAGCGGCAAATACTGATTGTGATGCCTGTGAGATAGAGGAATTGGCGAGTGCGGGCATAGGAAAGCGGGGATTTGGGATGTCAGAGAGGCAAAGGAGGAGGATGACAGAGGTATTTGTCTGCGGGCTCGACGGGAGCATGAAAGAGGAAGACGTGAGGTCAGTGTTTGGGTGGGCAGGAGAGATCACCCAGGTTCGGATGGCAATGGATGCGAGGACGTGGAAGAGCAAAGGGTACTGCTTTGTGCGTTACCGTGAGCCCTCACAGGCTAAGAAGGTTGTCGCGGAGTTCTGCAAATGGAAG ATCTGTTGGAAGCTTTGTCAAGTTGAAGCTGTGGATGGGAATGATAAAATTGTTCTTGAAAATATTGACAAGAAATGGAAGAAAGAAGAT ATTATGAAGCTACTACACAAAACTGGAGTTgagaacattgataaagtaacaCTCATGGCTGACTGTGACAACCCAGGCTATAATTGTGGGTATGCTTTTCTTGAACTTGAGACTGAAAGAGATGCATGGATGGCATACATAAAGCTTTCAAGGAAAGGTGTTTTCCGCAGATGTCTAAATATAACAGTTGCATGGGCTAAAGCAATGAGTGATCGAGATGAAGAAATGCAGCAG GTTAAATCAATTTTCGTGGAAGGTATCCCTGAGTCCTGGGATAATTTAAAGTTGACAGAAATCTTCAGTAAATATGGAGTGATCCAACGTACTGTTCTATCACATGATATACAGTCAGCTAAAAGGAGTGACTTTGCATTTGTTCACTATACTACTCATGAGGCTGCAATCTTGTGTCTTGAATTGTTTGACAAGGAAGAATTGACTGGGAATGGCTCAAAG GTGAATATTAAAGTCTCACTGGATAAACCTGTTCGAAAAGGCAAGCAGAAGAAAGAAGACACGAGAATTATTAGTAGACAGAAAAGCAAAACAAAGATTGCCCAAA CATGCCAAGTTCAAGAGCGTGACGACTTCCTTCAAGCCACTCAGGGATTCAGTGGGTCGGTCCCAGCGACGGCACCTTCACTTCCACCAATGCTCCATGGGAACATGCTGCCTATTCCGGTGTCGATTCTACGGAGCCGTTTAGCTAGGGGACAGTGGCAAGTTCTGGTTCGCTGGGAAGGCCTGCCGGCGAGTGAGGCAAGTTGGGAGGACGTGGAGTCTTTTCAACAGCGCTGTCCAGCATTTGCGCTCGAGGATGAGCTCTTCCTGAAGGAGAGGAGAGATGTTATGGTCGGCATGAAGTACCATCGGAGGCAGCACTAA